AGAAAATCTTAATAAACAATATCGTTTTGCAAGTGATGGGGCATCCCCTCATACTATAGAAGAAGGTTATCAGATGTTATATGCTAATAGATATTCAAAGATAGGAAAACAAATAAAATTTAATATATATAGTGAATGTTCAGTTTGTGATGTAACTGAAACTGATAAAGATTTAGATATTAAAGTGGCTATAGAAAATATTTATTCTAAAAATCAAAAAATTATATCTGCTGATATGATAATTTTAGCAACAGGATATAAACAATATTTTCCTAAAGAAATTTTTTCAGATGAAATACTATCAAAAATAAAAAAAGATAATAATTATAATGTTTGTATTTCAGAAGATTATTCTTTAAAGTATGAAGGAAAAGGAAAAATATTTTATTTGAATGGAGGAAAGCATACACATGGTGTTGTTGATCCTAATTTATCTTTAAATGCCTCTCGTGCAAGAAAAATTGTATTATCTCTTGATAAGACATTTCCTAAGCCAGTAAAACAAGATACAATTTTTGGAGGAATTATATGATATATCTTTTAATAGCTGCATTTTTATGGGGAACATCATTTATTGCTGGTAAAATTGCTTATGATATGCTTGATCCATCTTTAGTTGTTGCAATTAGATATATACTTGCAAGTATAATTTTATTGCCTATGACTTTTTCTTTTATGAAAAAAAAAGAGGAATCTTTTACAAAAAAAGATTTTATTTTACTTGTAATATTAGGAATTTTAACATATCCTCTTACTTCAATGTTACAGTTTATAGGGCTTAGTTTTACTTCAGCTTCAAGTGCAACAACAATTATAGGCATTGAACCTGTTATGATAACAATTGTTGGATTTATCTTTTTTAAAGAAAAAGCCTCTCCTATTGTTTTTTTATTAGGTATTATTGCATTTTTTGGAGTAGCATTAACAGTGGGTGTTTCGGCATTAGAAAATGTATCTTTCTTTGGATGTTTTTTAGTATTCTTATCTACTATAGTAGTTTCTTTTTGGGTTCGACTTTCAAAAAAAATACTTACAAAAATGAACTCAAATTATTATACAGCATTGACTATTCAATTAGGAACATTGTTTGCTTTGCCAATAATGCTATTTTTAGTTAAAAGTTGGGAAATACACTATTCATTAAAAGGGATTATAGCTCTTTTATATTTAGTTGTTGGATGTAGTATAGGTGCTGGATGG
This Fusobacterium animalis 7_1 DNA region includes the following protein-coding sequences:
- a CDS encoding DMT family transporter translates to MIYLLIAAFLWGTSFIAGKIAYDMLDPSLVVAIRYILASIILLPMTFSFMKKKEESFTKKDFILLVILGILTYPLTSMLQFIGLSFTSASSATTIIGIEPVMITIVGFIFFKEKASPIVFLLGIIAFFGVALTVGVSALENVSFFGCFLVFLSTIVVSFWVRLSKKILTKMNSNYYTALTIQLGTLFALPIMLFLVKSWEIHYSLKGIIALLYLVVGCSIGAGWFWNKGLERSEASKSGVFLALEPVFGILLAVLVLGEKLNFLSIIGIILVILSAAICMILPKQES